In Microvenator marinus, one genomic interval encodes:
- a CDS encoding VOC family protein, whose protein sequence is MKYLHSMVRVKDLEESLAFYCGLLGMRETRRHESEAGRFTLTFLAAPDDDEAFLELTYNWDPEDYGSARNFGHLAFEVDDIYAMCARLQDAGVTINRPPRDGRMAFVRSPDLVSIELLQKGGALAPKEPWASMANTGTW, encoded by the coding sequence ATGAAGTATTTGCATTCCATGGTGAGAGTAAAGGACTTGGAAGAATCCCTAGCGTTCTACTGCGGACTCTTGGGAATGAGAGAGACCCGCCGGCATGAAAGTGAGGCCGGTCGATTCACCCTCACTTTCCTTGCTGCGCCCGACGACGACGAGGCTTTCTTAGAGCTCACCTACAACTGGGACCCTGAGGACTACGGCAGCGCGCGGAACTTCGGTCACCTGGCTTTCGAAGTCGACGATATCTATGCAATGTGTGCTCGCCTTCAGGATGCGGGCGTGACGATCAATCGCCCACCTCGTGATGGCCGGATGGCGTTTGTGCGCTCCCCTGATTTGGTATCTATCGAGTTATTGCAGAAGGGCGGGGCGTTGGCCCCAAAAGAACCATGGGCTTCAATGGCCAACACGGGAACTTGGTGA
- a CDS encoding helix-turn-helix domain-containing protein, with amino-acid sequence MLTCVNSTPILKLYFTVAEVASCAGVKEVEVQDAIEYGELRVFDYLGGNARISRKALEAWLRKRIDLGSSPSSRVGH; translated from the coding sequence ATGCTGACATGCGTGAACAGCACCCCAATTTTAAAGCTCTACTTCACCGTAGCTGAGGTCGCGTCTTGCGCTGGCGTCAAAGAGGTCGAAGTTCAGGACGCCATCGAGTACGGGGAGCTGCGAGTGTTTGACTATCTTGGTGGAAACGCACGAATCAGCCGAAAAGCGCTCGAAGCGTGGCTCAGAAAGAGAATAGACCTCGGCAGTTCACCAAGTTCCCGTGTTGGCCATTGA